A window from Telopea speciosissima isolate NSW1024214 ecotype Mountain lineage chromosome 8, Tspe_v1, whole genome shotgun sequence encodes these proteins:
- the LOC122670693 gene encoding probable glycerol-3-phosphate acyltransferase 3: MACKSFFSTFKALLHFFSLILHRRLRNPPSSLHRKVSSLKFQRFPSLARNRSDELSNQTIIFDVEGALLRSSSLFPYFMLVAFEAGGLLRALVLLLFYPFMYFMVSEEMGLNLMVMVCFLGIKRESFRVGRTVLPKFFLEDVGLEGFEVLMRFGRKVGISCLPTVMVEGFLRDYLGVDCIVGRELKVFHGYCLGLMEEKNMINGGVLEVLENQTEMGCDVVVFGSFNNKCYDHHKLFSYCKKENVYLVSETEKRNWHELPKVQYPKPLIFHDGRLAFKPTPLATLAMFIWVPFGFFLAIFRSLVAILLPYKIMIPILTFSGMRLQLSSSTPITSTVTSKQDPKVKGLLYVCNHRTLLDPLYLSVAMRKPLTAVTYSLSRVSEVLSPIRTVRLTRDRDQDAKMMEKMLLEGDLVVCPEGTTCREPYLLRFSPLFAEMSDEIVPVAMDVQVTMFYGTTASGFKCLDPLFFLMNPCPTYQVQFLEKVSGSSTCHDGAESISRFDVANHVQKELGRVLGFECTKLTRKDKYMILAGNEGNVTSSPKHKII, from the exons ATGGCTTGTAAATCATTCTTCTCCACCTTCAAAGCTCTtctccacttcttctctctAATTCTCCATAGAAGACTGAGGAACCCACCAAGTTCTCTTCACAGAAAGGTGAGCTCTTTGAAATTCCAGAGATTCCCTTCTCTTGCTCGTAACAGGTCAGATGAgctttcaaaccaaaccataATCTTTGATGTAGAGGGAGCATTACTGAGATCTTCATCTTTGTTTCCTTACTTCATGCTTGTGGCTTTTGAAGCTGGAGGACTCTTGAGGGCActtgttcttctcctcttttatcCCTTTATGTATTTCATGGTTAGTGAAGAGATGGGTCTTAACCTTATGGTCATGGTTTGCTTTTTGGGGATTAAAAGAGAAAGCTTTAGAGTTGGGAGAACTGTGTTGCCTAAGTTTTTCTTGGAAGATGTAGGGCTTGAAGGTTTTGAAGTGCTTATGAGATTTGGGAGAAAAGTTGGTATTAGTTGTTTGCCTACAGTGATGGTTGAGGGGTTCTTGAGAGATTATTTAGGGGTTGACTGTATTGTGGGGAGAGAATTGAAGGTATTTCATGGATATTGTTTGGgtttaatggaggaaaaaaatatgattaatGGTGGAGTTTTGGAGGTTTTGGAAAACCAAACTGAAATGGGTTGTGATGTTGTGGTCTTTGGGAGCTTCAACAACAAATGTTATGATCATCATAAGCTGTTTTCTTATTGCAAG AAGGAAAATGTCTACTTGGTGAGTGAAACAGAGAAGAGGAACTGGCATGAGCTACCAAAGGTTCAATACCCTAAACCACTAATCTTCCATGATGGTAGATTGGCTTTCAAGCCCACCCCACTTGCAACACTAGCCATGTTTATTTGGGTCCCGTTTGGCTTCTTCCTTGCTATCTTCAGATCCCTCGTTGCCATACTGTTGCCCTACAAGATTATGATCCCAATATTAACCTTCAGTGGGATGAGGCTCCAATTATCCTCTTCCACTCCCATTACTTCAACTGTCACATCCAAACAAGACCCAAAGGTAAAGGGCCTTCTCTACGTGTGCAACCACAGAACACTCCTGGACCCACTTTACCTTTCAGTTGCCATGAGGAAGCCTCTCACTGCAGTCACATATAGCCTGAGTAGGGTATCCGAGGTATTATCACCAATCAGAACCGTTCGATTAACTAGAGATAGAGATCAAGATGCGAAGATGATGGAGAAGATGTTATTGGAAGGAGATCTTGTGGTGTGCCCTGAGGGGACCACTTGTAGGGAACCCTATCTTCTGAGGTTTAGTCCTTTATTTGCAGAGATGAGTGATGAGATAGTTCCAGTGGCCATGGATGTGCAGGTCACCATGTTCTATGGTACAACAGCAAGTGGGTTTAAATGCTTGGACCCACTCTTCTTCCTGATGAACCCATGTCCCACTTACCAAGTCCAGTTTCTTGAAAAGGTATCTGGATCGTCCACGTGTCATGATGGAGCTGAATCAATTAGCAGGTTTGATGTAGCCAATCATGTACAGAAGGAACTGGGTCGAGTGTTGGGGTTTGAGTGCACGAAGCTTACAAGGAAGGACAAGTATATGATATTAGCTGGTAACGAAGGGAATGTTACTTCATCACCAAAAcataaaatcatttga
- the LOC122672925 gene encoding prostatic spermine-binding protein-like, translating to MVAELLETLGEIPKMKIMDEEKELEKEKEIRVLNGKIHDSSGEDVVDDDDDDSEDEDDDTVGIKDDTVGQEQEDGDDGDEDEEDDDEDGENGDDDDDVEEIPRSAAAPQVYSVDDEDDDEDEDDEDDDDDDDDDDDDDDNSEENDDEDEEGEGEEEDMGTDYLVRPIGPAEVEEDASDFEPVEENGEEEDFDEDDEDNDDDASGKDEVSTKRKRSSKDDSDDDGSDEDDERPSKR from the exons ATGGTTGCAGAGCTACTGGAAACGCTCGGAGAAATTCCT aagatgaagatcatGGATGAAGAAAAGGAGctcgagaaagagaaggaaattagggttttgaatggCAAAATCCATGATAGCAGTGGCGAAGATGTTGTcgacgacgacgacgatgacagtgaggatgaagatgatgatacGGTCGGAATAAAGGACGATACGGTAGGACAGGAGCAGGAGGATGGAGATGATGGCGATGAggatgaggaagatgatgatgaagacggTGAAAATGGTGACGATGACGATGATGTTGAGGAGATTCCTCGCTCTGCTGCTGCTCCCCAAGTTTACTCCGTAGATGACGAGGATGACGATGAAGATGAAGACGATGAGGACGACGATGACGATGAcgacgatgatgatgacgatgatgataaCAGTGAGGAAAACGATGATGAAGACGAGGAAGGCGAAGGGGAAGAG GAGGATATGGGAACAGATTATCTTGTAAGACCTATTGGTCCTGCTGAAGTTGAGGAAGATGCTAGTGATTTTGAGCCAGTTGAAGagaatggagaggaagaagattttGATGAAGATGACGaggacaatgatgatgacgCTAGTGGAAAGGATGAAGTCTCAACCAAGAGGAAGAGATCAAGTAAAGATGATTCTGACGATGATGGtagtgatgaggatgatgagagACCCTCCAAGCGATAG
- the LOC122670998 gene encoding probable pre-mRNA-splicing factor ATP-dependent RNA helicase DEAH2 isoform X1, whose protein sequence is MSTERKRKVSLFDVVDETSVSAKKTSINGGSLLMPTINKWNGRPYSQRYYEILEKRKTLPVWLQKEEFFQALKASQSLILVGETGSGKTTQIPQFVLDAVELETPDKRKKMMIACTQPRRVAAMSVSRRVAEEMDVTIGEEVGYSIRFEDCSSSKTVLKYLTDGMLLREAMTDPLLERYRVIILDEAHERTLATDVLFGLLKEVLKNRPDLKLVVMSATLEAEKFQGYFYGAPLMKVPGRLHPVEIFYTQEPERDYLEAAIRTVVQIHMCETPGDILVFLTGEEEIEDACRKITKEIGNMGDQVGPVKVVPLYSTLPPAMQQKIFEAAPPPLKEGDPPGRKIVVSTNIAETSLTIDGIVYVIDPGFAKQKVYNPRVRVESLLVSPISKASAHQRSGRAGRTQPGKCFRLYTEKSFHNDLQPQTYPEILRSNLANTVLTLKKLGIDDLVHFDFMDPPAPETLMRALEVLNYLGALDDDGNLTKLGEIMSEFPLDPQMSKMLVVSPEFDCSNEILSISAMLSVPNCFVRPREAQKAADEAKARFGHIDGDHLTLLNVYHAYKQNSEDPQWCYENFINQRTLKAADNVRQQLVRIMARFNLKLCSTDFNSRDYYINIRKAMLAGYFMQVAHLERTGHYLTVKDNQVVHLHPSNCLDHKPEWVIYNEYVLTSRNFIRTVTDVRGEWLVDISPHYYDLDNFPQCEAKRVLERLYKKREREKEETKNKK, encoded by the exons ATGTCTACGGAGAGGAAAAGGAAGGTGAGCTTGTTTGATGTGGTGGACGAAACCTCCGTCTCTGCAAAGAAAACTTCTATTAATGGTGGCTCATTGCTCATGCCTACCATTAATAAATGGAATGGCCGACCATACTCACAGAGGTATTATGAAATcctggagaagaggaagacgctCCCTGTATGGCTGCAAAAAGAAGAATTCTTCCAGGCTCTGAAGGCTAGCCAGTCCTTGATATTGGTTGGAGAAACTGGTAGTGGCAAAACAACTCAG ATCCCTCAGTTTGTTTTGGATGCTGTTGAATTAGAGACACCTGACAAACGTAAAAAGATGATGATAGCCTGCACGCAGCCTCGTAGGGTGGCTGCAATGTCTGTGTCCCGTCGAGTTGCCGAAGAGATGGATGTAACAATTGGAGAAGAAGTGGGTTACAGCATCCGGTTTGAAGATTGCAGTAGTTCAAAAACTGTTCTAAA GTATTTAACAGATGGTATGCTTTTGAGAGAAGCTATGACAGATCCCCTTCTGGAACGTTATAGAGTTATTATACTGGATGAGGCTCATGAAAGAACTTTAGCAACAGATGTTCTATTTGGGCTTCTGAAAGAAGTACTGAAAAATAGGCCTGATCTGAAACTGGTGGTGATGAGTGCAACCCTTGAGGCTGAGAAGTTTCAGGGTTATTTTTATGGTGCACCCCTTATGAAAGTTCCAGGAAGGCTCCATCCAGTAGAGATCTTCTACACACAGGAACCTGAGAGGGATTACCTTGAAGCAGCAATTCGAACAGTTGTGCAGATACACATGTGTGAGACTCCTGGTGACATCCTTGTTTTCCTTACTGGAGAGGAAGAGATTGAAGATGCGTGCcggaaaataacaaaagaaattgGAAATATGGGTGACCAGGTGGGTCCAGTGAAAGTAGTACCTCTGTATTCGACACTTCCTCCGGCAATGCAGCAGAAGATTTTTGAGGCTGCCCCACCTCCGCTGAAGGAGGGTGACCCTCCTGGAAGGAAGATTGTAGTGTCAACCAACATTGCAGAAACTTCTTTGACTATTGATGGTATTGTTTACGTTATAGACCCTGGGTTCGCCAAGCAGAAGGTTTATAATCCACGAGTGCGAGTAGAATCTTTGCTGGTCTCGCCTATATCAAAGGCAAGTGCACACCAGAGATCAGGCCGTGCTGGAAGAACACAACCTGGAAAATGCTTTAGGCTCTACACCGAAAAAAGTTTCCACAATGATCTCCAGCCACAGACTTACCCTGAGATACTGCGATCAAATCTGGCGAACACGGTTCTGACCTTGAAGAAGCTTGGAATTGATGATCTTGTTCATTTTGATTTTATGGACCCCCCTGCTCCAGAGACATTGATGCGGGCACTGGAGGTGTTAAACTACTTGGGTGCATTGGATGATGATGGAAATTTGACCAAGCTGGGTGAAATAATGAGTGAATTTCCTTTGGATCCACAAATGTCAAAGATGCTCGTTGTTAGTCCTGAATTTGACTGTTCAAACGAAATCCTTTCTATTTCAGCCATGCTTTCAG TACCCAATTGCTTTGTACGGCCTAGGGAGGCGCAAAAAGCTGCAGATGAAGCGAAAGCTCGGTTTGGGCACATCGATGGAGATCACCTCACACTTCTGAATGTCTATCATGCATACAAGCAAAACA GTGAAGATCCTCAGTGGTGTTACGAAAACTTTATCAATCAGAGGACCCTTAAGGCTGCTGATAATGTCAGGCAACAGTTGGTTCGCATTATGGCAAGGTTCAACCTCAAGTTATGCAGCACAGATTTCAACAGCCGAGACTACTACATAAACATAAGGAAAGCTATGCTGGCTGGGTATTTTATGCAGGTTGCTCACCTTGAGCGTACTGGTCACTATCTGACTGTGAAAGACAATCAG GTGGTTCACCTTCATCCTTCTAACTGCCTGGATCACAAGCCGGAGTGGGTTATCTACAACGAGTATGTATTGACGAGTCGGAATTTCATTCGTACAGTAACTGATGTTCGTGGAGAGTG GCTGGTTGACATATCACCCCACTACTATGACCTTGACAACTTCCCACAGTGCGAGGCCAAGCGTGTTCTTGAGAGGCTTTACAAGAAGCgggaaagggaaaaggaagagaCTAAGAACAAGAAATAA
- the LOC122670998 gene encoding probable pre-mRNA-splicing factor ATP-dependent RNA helicase DEAH2 isoform X2 translates to MSTERKRKVSLFDVVDETSVSAKKTSINGGSLLMPTINKWNGRPYSQRYYEILEKRKTLPVWLQKEEFFQALKASQSLILVGETGSGKTTQIPQFVLDAVELETPDKRKKMMIACTQPRRVAAMSVSRRVAEEMDVTIGEEVGYSIRFEDCSSSKTVLKYLTDGMLLREAMTDPLLERYRVIILDEAHERTLATDVLFGLLKEVLKNRPDLKLVVMSATLEAEKFQGYFYGAPLMKVPGRLHPVEIFYTQEPERDYLEAAIRTVVQIHMCETPGDILVFLTGEEEIEDACRKITKEIGNMGDQVGPVKVVPLYSTLPPAMQQKIFEAAPPPLKEGDPPGRKIVVSTNIAETSLTIDGIVYVIDPGFAKQKVYNPRVRVESLLVSPISKASAHQRSGRAGRTQPGKCFRLYTEKSFHNDLQPQTYPEILRSNLANTVLTLKKLGIDDLVHFDFMDPPAPETLMRALEVLNYLGALDDDGNLTKLGEIMSEFPLDPQMSKMLVVSPEFDCSNEILSISAMLSDSCSFSVFSHEENGVVSPLCIC, encoded by the exons ATGTCTACGGAGAGGAAAAGGAAGGTGAGCTTGTTTGATGTGGTGGACGAAACCTCCGTCTCTGCAAAGAAAACTTCTATTAATGGTGGCTCATTGCTCATGCCTACCATTAATAAATGGAATGGCCGACCATACTCACAGAGGTATTATGAAATcctggagaagaggaagacgctCCCTGTATGGCTGCAAAAAGAAGAATTCTTCCAGGCTCTGAAGGCTAGCCAGTCCTTGATATTGGTTGGAGAAACTGGTAGTGGCAAAACAACTCAG ATCCCTCAGTTTGTTTTGGATGCTGTTGAATTAGAGACACCTGACAAACGTAAAAAGATGATGATAGCCTGCACGCAGCCTCGTAGGGTGGCTGCAATGTCTGTGTCCCGTCGAGTTGCCGAAGAGATGGATGTAACAATTGGAGAAGAAGTGGGTTACAGCATCCGGTTTGAAGATTGCAGTAGTTCAAAAACTGTTCTAAA GTATTTAACAGATGGTATGCTTTTGAGAGAAGCTATGACAGATCCCCTTCTGGAACGTTATAGAGTTATTATACTGGATGAGGCTCATGAAAGAACTTTAGCAACAGATGTTCTATTTGGGCTTCTGAAAGAAGTACTGAAAAATAGGCCTGATCTGAAACTGGTGGTGATGAGTGCAACCCTTGAGGCTGAGAAGTTTCAGGGTTATTTTTATGGTGCACCCCTTATGAAAGTTCCAGGAAGGCTCCATCCAGTAGAGATCTTCTACACACAGGAACCTGAGAGGGATTACCTTGAAGCAGCAATTCGAACAGTTGTGCAGATACACATGTGTGAGACTCCTGGTGACATCCTTGTTTTCCTTACTGGAGAGGAAGAGATTGAAGATGCGTGCcggaaaataacaaaagaaattgGAAATATGGGTGACCAGGTGGGTCCAGTGAAAGTAGTACCTCTGTATTCGACACTTCCTCCGGCAATGCAGCAGAAGATTTTTGAGGCTGCCCCACCTCCGCTGAAGGAGGGTGACCCTCCTGGAAGGAAGATTGTAGTGTCAACCAACATTGCAGAAACTTCTTTGACTATTGATGGTATTGTTTACGTTATAGACCCTGGGTTCGCCAAGCAGAAGGTTTATAATCCACGAGTGCGAGTAGAATCTTTGCTGGTCTCGCCTATATCAAAGGCAAGTGCACACCAGAGATCAGGCCGTGCTGGAAGAACACAACCTGGAAAATGCTTTAGGCTCTACACCGAAAAAAGTTTCCACAATGATCTCCAGCCACAGACTTACCCTGAGATACTGCGATCAAATCTGGCGAACACGGTTCTGACCTTGAAGAAGCTTGGAATTGATGATCTTGTTCATTTTGATTTTATGGACCCCCCTGCTCCAGAGACATTGATGCGGGCACTGGAGGTGTTAAACTACTTGGGTGCATTGGATGATGATGGAAATTTGACCAAGCTGGGTGAAATAATGAGTGAATTTCCTTTGGATCCACAAATGTCAAAGATGCTCGTTGTTAGTCCTGAATTTGACTGTTCAAACGAAATCCTTTCTATTTCAGCCATGCTTTCAG ATAGTTGCAGTTTCTCAGTATTCTCTCATGAAGAAAATGGTGTCGTCTCGCCTCTATGCATCTGCTGA
- the LOC122670998 gene encoding probable pre-mRNA-splicing factor ATP-dependent RNA helicase DEAH2 isoform X3, translating to MSTERKRKVSLFDVVDETSVSAKKTSINGGSLLMPTINKWNGRPYSQRYYEILEKRKTLPVWLQKEEFFQALKASQSLILVGETGSGKTTQIPQFVLDAVELETPDKRKKMMIACTQPRRVAAMSVSRRVAEEMDVTIGEEVGYSIRFEDCSSSKTVLKYLTDGMLLREAMTDPLLERYRVIILDEAHERTLATDVLFGLLKEVLKNRPDLKLVVMSATLEAEKFQGYFYGAPLMKVPGRLHPVEIFYTQEPERDYLEAAIRTVVQIHMCETPGDILVFLTGEEEIEDACRKITKEIGNMGDQVGPVKVVPLYSTLPPAMQQKIFEAAPPPLKEGDPPGRKIVVSTNIAETSLTIDGIVYVIDPGFAKQKVYNPRVRVESLLVSPISKASAHQRSGRAGRTQPGKCFRLYTEKSFHNDLQPQTYPEILRSNLANTVLTLKKLGIDDLVHFDFMDPPAPETLMRALEVLNYLGALDDDGNLTKLGEIMSEFPLDPQMSKMLVVSPEFDCSNEILSISAMLSVFSHEENGVVSPLCIC from the exons ATGTCTACGGAGAGGAAAAGGAAGGTGAGCTTGTTTGATGTGGTGGACGAAACCTCCGTCTCTGCAAAGAAAACTTCTATTAATGGTGGCTCATTGCTCATGCCTACCATTAATAAATGGAATGGCCGACCATACTCACAGAGGTATTATGAAATcctggagaagaggaagacgctCCCTGTATGGCTGCAAAAAGAAGAATTCTTCCAGGCTCTGAAGGCTAGCCAGTCCTTGATATTGGTTGGAGAAACTGGTAGTGGCAAAACAACTCAG ATCCCTCAGTTTGTTTTGGATGCTGTTGAATTAGAGACACCTGACAAACGTAAAAAGATGATGATAGCCTGCACGCAGCCTCGTAGGGTGGCTGCAATGTCTGTGTCCCGTCGAGTTGCCGAAGAGATGGATGTAACAATTGGAGAAGAAGTGGGTTACAGCATCCGGTTTGAAGATTGCAGTAGTTCAAAAACTGTTCTAAA GTATTTAACAGATGGTATGCTTTTGAGAGAAGCTATGACAGATCCCCTTCTGGAACGTTATAGAGTTATTATACTGGATGAGGCTCATGAAAGAACTTTAGCAACAGATGTTCTATTTGGGCTTCTGAAAGAAGTACTGAAAAATAGGCCTGATCTGAAACTGGTGGTGATGAGTGCAACCCTTGAGGCTGAGAAGTTTCAGGGTTATTTTTATGGTGCACCCCTTATGAAAGTTCCAGGAAGGCTCCATCCAGTAGAGATCTTCTACACACAGGAACCTGAGAGGGATTACCTTGAAGCAGCAATTCGAACAGTTGTGCAGATACACATGTGTGAGACTCCTGGTGACATCCTTGTTTTCCTTACTGGAGAGGAAGAGATTGAAGATGCGTGCcggaaaataacaaaagaaattgGAAATATGGGTGACCAGGTGGGTCCAGTGAAAGTAGTACCTCTGTATTCGACACTTCCTCCGGCAATGCAGCAGAAGATTTTTGAGGCTGCCCCACCTCCGCTGAAGGAGGGTGACCCTCCTGGAAGGAAGATTGTAGTGTCAACCAACATTGCAGAAACTTCTTTGACTATTGATGGTATTGTTTACGTTATAGACCCTGGGTTCGCCAAGCAGAAGGTTTATAATCCACGAGTGCGAGTAGAATCTTTGCTGGTCTCGCCTATATCAAAGGCAAGTGCACACCAGAGATCAGGCCGTGCTGGAAGAACACAACCTGGAAAATGCTTTAGGCTCTACACCGAAAAAAGTTTCCACAATGATCTCCAGCCACAGACTTACCCTGAGATACTGCGATCAAATCTGGCGAACACGGTTCTGACCTTGAAGAAGCTTGGAATTGATGATCTTGTTCATTTTGATTTTATGGACCCCCCTGCTCCAGAGACATTGATGCGGGCACTGGAGGTGTTAAACTACTTGGGTGCATTGGATGATGATGGAAATTTGACCAAGCTGGGTGAAATAATGAGTGAATTTCCTTTGGATCCACAAATGTCAAAGATGCTCGTTGTTAGTCCTGAATTTGACTGTTCAAACGAAATCCTTTCTATTTCAGCCATGCTTTCAG TATTCTCTCATGAAGAAAATGGTGTCGTCTCGCCTCTATGCATCTGCTGA